TCTGACTCAGGTGATATCGGAACAGTGACTATAGGCTATTATGGTCCATATTATTTTAACGACAGTGACCTTGAGTTTATAAGCACTATAAATAGACTTCTCATGGGAGTAGGTGCATTTTCTTTGGTATTGTCCTTCTTAGTCGGCTCAATAATGGCTAAAAGGCTAAGCTCTCCAATATCTAGAGTAATAGATACTGCTCAGATGATTTCAAAAGGATATTTTAATGACAGAATAACTGAAGAGTCTTCGACTATAGAAACTGCCCAGCTAACTGAAACTATTAATAACCTTGCTGAAACCCTTGAGCATCAAGAGATTCTAAGAAAAAGGCTTACAGGAGATGTCGCCCATGAGTTAAGAACCCCTCTAGCTACTTTGCAAAGTCATATGGAGGCGATGATTGATGGAATATGGGAAGCTGATACGGAAAGACTGAAAAGCTGTCATGAGGAGATAATTAGAATTAATAGACTTGTAGGAGACTTAGAAAAACTAGCTCGATACGAAAGTGAAAATCTCATTCTGCACAAAACAAATTTTGATATCTCAAAGCTAATAAGTCAAATTATCAAAAATTTTGAAAATGATTTTGTTGCCAAGAATATAGAGCTTGATTTTGAGGCTAAAGAGGAAATGATTTTTGCTGATAAGGATAAAATCAGCCAAGTAATAGTAAATCTGCTCTCAAATGCTCACAAATACACACCCTCTGGTGGTGCTGTAGCTATAAGAATTATAAGTACAGCTGGCAAAACTGAAATCCATATAAAAGATACTGGAAATGGAATCTCTCCTGAGGATTTGCCTATGATTTTTGAACGCTTCTACCGTGCAGATAAATCTAGGAATAGATTAACAGGAGGAGCTGGAATCGGACTTACAATTACAAAATCAATAGTTGAAGCTCATAAGGGAAGTATACAGGTAAGCAGTATTGCTTCCAAGGGCTCAGAATTTATAGTAAAATTACCAAAGCAGGCGAGCTAAAGCTCCCTGCTTTTTCATTTTATAGGTATAATCATATAGTTTAGCCATTAAGCATTAGCTTAATATAATTTTTTGAAGCTTTCACTGCTCCAAAGCCTATTCTTAGCACATTCATAAGACCAAATTTTTTGAGCATTTTTGTATTGCCATTTACAAATAAATTCACATACAGATAGGTTATCATAAGCTCATAATAGTATCTCCTGACACTTATTTTAGATGGCTTTATAATAAGCTGTCCAAAGCTCCATTTTTCATAATCTACAGCGCTAAATAGCAGTCTATCTTTATACTCTTCATATAAAGGTAGTCCTGGAAACGGCGTAAGTGGATTGATGGTTGTTATTTGAGGTCTTATTTTCTTAATATGGGCTCTAAAGTTTTTAAAATCATCTTTATCCCAATCAGGATGAGCCATAAATGAAGCCCATACATCTATATCCAGTTCATTTAGTATTATAGAGGCTTTAAAGTTTTCGCTAGAAGTAATTTTTTTATTATAGTTCATAAGCTCTTCATCCTTAAAGGTTTCATAACCTATGAGAATTGCCCTAAGTCCCAGTCTTACAAATTCCTTTAGTAAATCCTGGGTTTCTATTACTCCTTTTACTGAGCCGTAGATTATGTAATTCTTTTTTAGATCAAGCTCCTTAATAATATCTAGAAAGCTAGAGAGCTTTTGTCTGCTTGATAAAAAATCGTTGTCTATGAACATTATTGTAGATTCTGTGATGGCATTTAGGTCAGCTATAGTTATGTCCCTATCTATCTGAATTTCTTTATATCCCTCTATCCTCCATCGGAGACAGAAATTGCATCTACTTTCACAGCCTAAGCCATACTCCATTATAGCTGCAGGTCTATATCCAAAATAGGAATAGTAGGCTCTGTATTTCAAGGTACTGGCTCTGTTTGGGAGCATATATTCATTGTTTCCCTTTGGAAAGCTATCTTTGAATGAATTTTCTTTTTGGTACACTCCTTCTATATTGCTGTCGTTATTTAAAAACTTAATCAAATTATCTTTTGTAGTATAGTTAAATACATAATCTATGCTAGGCTCAAAAAAACTCTCTGGACTAAGCAGAGCCTGAGTTCCTCCTACAAAAGTTATTATATTGCTATTACATGCCTTTATTTTATTACTTAGCTCAATAACCTTCAGTACGTCTATGCAAAGACTCGTAATTCCTACTCTATCTGGCTCAAAATCTAGAATTTTTTCTTCTATAGAAAGCTTTTCAATCATCATATCAAAAATCTCTACAGTGTGGTTTTGCTCAAATACACTATAAATCATTTCTAAACCAAGGGGCTCGGAAAACATAAAGTTGCTTAAGGTTATTGCTTGTTTTATTCTAGGTGGTCTTACAAGTAAAATTTTCATAGGGCACTCCTAAAATATATTTGGGGTTATTCTTCTTTTTATCTGCTCTCTGTAGTAGAGATTTACAATGGTGTTAAACAGATATTTATGTGGCATTTTAAGCATTTCTCTTCTTAATATATTCCTTTTTATTATAGATTTAAAGGTAAAGAGGTTTTCATAAAGCTCCCAGTATACTGCTGTAAGCTCATCTGGTGTCATATTCTGGGGCTTATATACTGCACTTGTTCCGTCATAGGAATAGATGTCTTTATTTACTAGCCTTCCTGCCTTTTCTATCTGCTCAAAAAATCTTGTTCCAGGAAAAGGTGTGAGTATATAAAATCTAGGTACTGAAATTTTGTTCTTCTCTATAAAGTCCTTAGTTTTTCTTATAGACTCAAGAGTATCTCCTTCAGCTCCCACTACCATTTCAGTTGATACATCTATGCCATGCTTTCTTATGTTTTGGATTAGGTAATCATAGTCACTAGGTTTTGCCCAGCTTTTGTCCATTTTATCTAGACTCTCTTTAGTTATGCTCTCAAGTCCAAAGCTAAGAGTTTGGCAGCCACTTTTATAAAGCTTTTGGAGTAAGTCATTATCATGACCTATGGTAATCTCGCACTGACTCATCCAGGTTACATTTAGCTCTATAAAGGTATCTAGCAGTTTATGAAGATAATCTCTATCAGAAAATATATTGTCATCAAGCAGCAGAATTTTTTTGAAGCCTAAATCTTTAATTTGCTTTATATCTCTTACTACCTCTTCTAGAGGCCTTTTTATATATCTCCCTTTGTAAAGGCAAGACACTGAACAAAAGCTACAAGAATTCGGACATCCTCTTCCTGCTTGAACTGGAAGAAAGTCTCCTATTTTTTTACCCTTTAGGAGGTCAAACCTTGGCATTGGAGTAGAAAAATATCCATTTGGAAGTGGTTTTTCATAGATTTCTTTTAACCTGCCACTGCAAAAATCAGAAAGTACCTCTTCCCATATCAGCTCTGCATCTCCTACTACCACACTATCCGAGTAGTTA
This region of Acetoanaerobium noterae genomic DNA includes:
- a CDS encoding sensor histidine kinase, producing MKYSFRTKLSLSYIAVVLVSVLLISIMMNQLLDKHFRDYIIQNQELKNKAVVSQVSQQYKAGGIWNTEAIENICINALEQGMIITVKDVSGNTIWDARAHDNAQCEEILSDMADNMHSRYPHWDGSYVENSYPITSDSGDIGTVTIGYYGPYYFNDSDLEFISTINRLLMGVGAFSLVLSFLVGSIMAKRLSSPISRVIDTAQMISKGYFNDRITEESSTIETAQLTETINNLAETLEHQEILRKRLTGDVAHELRTPLATLQSHMEAMIDGIWEADTERLKSCHEEIIRINRLVGDLEKLARYESENLILHKTNFDISKLISQIIKNFENDFVAKNIELDFEAKEEMIFADKDKISQVIVNLLSNAHKYTPSGGAVAIRIISTAGKTEIHIKDTGNGISPEDLPMIFERFYRADKSRNRLTGGAGIGLTITKSIVEAHKGSIQVSSIASKGSEFIVKLPKQAS
- a CDS encoding B12-binding domain-containing radical SAM protein, which codes for MKILLVRPPRIKQAITLSNFMFSEPLGLEMIYSVFEQNHTVEIFDMMIEKLSIEEKILDFEPDRVGITSLCIDVLKVIELSNKIKACNSNIITFVGGTQALLSPESFFEPSIDYVFNYTTKDNLIKFLNNDSNIEGVYQKENSFKDSFPKGNNEYMLPNRASTLKYRAYYSYFGYRPAAIMEYGLGCESRCNFCLRWRIEGYKEIQIDRDITIADLNAITESTIMFIDNDFLSSRQKLSSFLDIIKELDLKKNYIIYGSVKGVIETQDLLKEFVRLGLRAILIGYETFKDEELMNYNKKITSSENFKASIILNELDIDVWASFMAHPDWDKDDFKNFRAHIKKIRPQITTINPLTPFPGLPLYEEYKDRLLFSAVDYEKWSFGQLIIKPSKISVRRYYYELMITYLYVNLFVNGNTKMLKKFGLMNVLRIGFGAVKASKNYIKLMLNG
- a CDS encoding B12-binding domain-containing radical SAM protein, which encodes MKKLLLIQPSPYQKDKTVVKKSRLYFVGLSLPLLAALTPKDWEVELIYEVIEDIPFDTDADLIGISTMGHGVIRSIDIAKEFRKKGKKVILGGYMASIMPLEAANYSDSVVVGDAELIWEEVLSDFCSGRLKEIYEKPLPNGYFSTPMPRFDLLKGKKIGDFLPVQAGRGCPNSCSFCSVSCLYKGRYIKRPLEEVVRDIKQIKDLGFKKILLLDDNIFSDRDYLHKLLDTFIELNVTWMSQCEITIGHDNDLLQKLYKSGCQTLSFGLESITKESLDKMDKSWAKPSDYDYLIQNIRKHGIDVSTEMVVGAEGDTLESIRKTKDFIEKNKISVPRFYILTPFPGTRFFEQIEKAGRLVNKDIYSYDGTSAVYKPQNMTPDELTAVYWELYENLFTFKSIIKRNILRREMLKMPHKYLFNTIVNLYYREQIKRRITPNIF